Sequence from the Candidatus Eisenbacteria bacterium genome:
GCCGCGCACGGGCGGCCGACTTCCGCGGCCGTCCGGACGATACGCTCGTGCACCACGACGATCGTGGAGCGATCATGCTCGCCGGTACGGGTGGCGAGGCGGACCTCGACACCTGGCGCAAGCTGGGCGCGCGCGCTCGCCGCGAGGCCGAGCGCAGCGGTGCACGACGGGTGGCGATCTACCTCGGCCGTGCGATCGAGCGCCGCGATGTGCTGGCAGCCGTCAGCGAGGGATTCCTCCTGGTCGGCTACCGGTTCGATCGCTACAAGATCGATCGCAAGGCGTCGAAGGTGACGAGCCTCGCGCTGCTCGGCGAGGGCGCGCCAAGACCGGCCGTTTGGAGGCCGGTCGTCGCCGACGCTGCAGCAATGGCGCGGCTCGTGTTCGCGGCGCGCGACCTCGTGAACGAGCCCCCGTCGATCGCGACGCCCTCGTTCATCGCCAAGCACGCCGAGCGACTCGCCGTGGAGACGCCCGGTCTCAAGGTCGAGGTCTGGGCCGGGCGCCGGCTCGAGCGCGAGGGTCTCGCCGGTCTCCTCGCCGTCGCACGTGGCACGCACGAGCAGCCGCGCTTCATCCAGCTCAGCTATGCGCCGCGGGGCGCGAGGCGACGGGTGGCGCTCGTCGGCAAGGGCATCACGTTCGATTCCGGCGGGCTGTCGCTCAAACCCGCGAAGTCGATGGAGACCATGAAGTACGACATGGCCGGCGCGGCGACGGTGCTGTCCGCGGTCGCCGCCGTCGCGCGCCTCGGGCTGCCGGTCGCGGTGACCGCCTACGCGCCGACGACGGAGAACCTGCCCGGTGGAGGCGCGCAGAAGCCCGGCGACGTCATCAAGTTCATGAACGGCAAGACGGCCGAGGTGCTGAACACCGACGCCGAGGGCCGACTCGTCCTCGCCGACGCCCTTGCGCTCGCCGCGAAGGCGAAGCCCGACGCCATCGTCGACCTCGCGACGCTCACCGGCGCGGCCCGCGTCGCCCTGGGGACGAGCTACGCGGCGATCCTCGGCAACGACCAGGCGACGATCGATTCTCTCATCGCCGCGGGCCGGTCGGTCGGCGAGCCGCTCTGGCAGCTCCCGCTCGCCAAGGAATACAAGGACGACATCCGCTCGCCGATCGCCGACGTGAAGAACGTCGGAGGCGGCGAGGCCGGTACGATCACGGCGGCGCTCTTCCTCGAGGAGTTCGTCGGTGACGCGAAATGGGCGCACCTCGACATCGCCGGCCCGGCGTTCGCCGAGAAGGATACCTCGCTCGGCGGACGGGGCGCGACCGCGTTCGGCGTTCGGCTCCTCGTCGAGTGGATCCGCGGTCTCGTGCGCTGATCGCTCAGGCGCCGAAGCGCTCGCGCACCCACGTCTCGGCGCCCTCGCGGGTCGTGACCTCGCCCTCGAGCTGCGCCGTCTCGAGCGCCCGCAGCATCTCGCCGAGCCGCGGCCCCGGCGCGAATCCCATGGCGATGAGGTCATCGCCACCGAGCAGGCGCTGCGGGCGCACCGCCGCCGCGAGCTCCCGTCGCCGCCGCTCGCAGAACTCGACGAACTGGAGGTCCTTGTTCGAGGCGAGCGCGTCGATGCGCGCGAGCGCGAGGAGATCGTCGAAGCCCTCCTCGGCCAGCATCCGCTTCAGGGTCGAAAGGCGCATCTCCGGCGCCTGGACGAGCCGGAGGTGGCTGCGGACGAGGTAGGCCACGCGCTCCCAGGTCTCGCGGCTGCGCTTCAGGCGCTGAACGATCGCGATCGCCATCTCGGCGCCGACGTCCGGATGGCCGTAGAACGTGATCCGCCCGTCCTCGCGACGGCTCTGGCACCGCGGCTTCGCGACGTCGTGGAGCAGGCAGCCGAGCGCGAGCGCCTCGGACGTGCCGGCCGCGAGCTGCTCCAGGAGGAGCAGCGTATGCGTCCACACGTCACCCTCGGGGTGGTAGTCGGACGACTGCTCGACGCCGCGCATCGCCGCGACCTCGGGCAGGACGACGTCCAGGAGCGTGGTCGCGGCGAGGAGCTCGAAGCTCGTACGCGCCGCCCCCTCGGTCAGCATCTTCACGATCTCGTCACCGATCCGCTCGGCGGCCATGTCGGTCACCGACGCTGCGGCCGCGACGATCGCCGCGTGGGTCGCGGGCTCGATGCGAAAGGCGAAGCGCGCGGCGAGACGGACCGCGCGCAGCATCCGCAGGCGGTCCTCGGCGATGCGCGCTCCCGCGTCGCCGATCGCACGGATGATACCGGCGCGCAGATCCGCCTGGCCGCCCACGAAGTCGATGACGTCGCCCGAGATCGGGTCCTGGAAGAGCGCGTTGATCGTGAAGTCACGGCGCTGCGCGTCCTTCTCGGCCGTCGCGAAGTGCACGGCGCTCGGCCGGCGGCCGTCGATGTAGGCGTCGTCGGATCGGAACGTCGCCACCTCGAACTGCGCATCGCCTTCGAGCACGAGGATCACGCCGAACTTCGCGCCGACCGCCACCGTGCGCCGAAAGAGCTTGCGGACGACCTCGGGCGGCGCCGCGGTCGCGACGTCGAAGTCGCCCGGCTCGCGCCCGAGCAGGCGGTCGCGCACGCAGCCGCCCGCGAGGTACGTCTCGTAGCCGGCGGCGCGCAGCCGCCGGACGACGTCAGTGGCGACTCGCCCCCGGTCGCCCATTGCCGTCGAAGTCGAACAGGACCTTGATCGCCCCCGATTCTCGCTGCTCGCCACATGCGAGGAAGGCGTCGCGATAGTCGTCGAGCCGGAAGCGGTGCGTGAGGATGGGTGTCACGTCGATGCGGCCGCTCTTCACGAGCTCCAGGTAGATCTCCATGGCGTGCCGGCGGCGGCCCTCGAACTCCTCGACGCCGAAGGCGTTCGACCCGATGACGGCGATCTCCTTGAAGTAGAGCGGCGTCCACTCGAAGCGCTTCGGGGCTTCGACGCCCGTGATGACGATCGCCCCGCGCGAATCCGCGATCCGTACGCCGGCCTCGACCGTTTCGGGGAAGCCGACCGTGTCGTAGATCACGTCGATGCCGCCGCCGTAGAGCCATGGCAGGCCGAACCACGGCTTCAGCACCTGCGCGCCGGTTTCGCTCGCGATGCGCTCGATGAGCTCCCGGACCGGTTCGTGCGGGAGCACGACGTGCGCGCCGAAGCGCTCGGCGATCCGGCGCTGGTGCTCGAAGCGCGCGACCGCGAACACGCGAACGTCCGGGTGCACGTGGCGCAGGATGGCGATCGCGAGGAGCCCGAGCGTGCCACAGCCGTAGACGAGCGCGGTCGCACCCGGCTGCGGCGGGCGCTTCAGGATGCCGTGGAGGGAGACCGAGAACGGGTCGGCGAGCACGGCCTGCTCGTACGAGACCCCGTCGGGGATCGGGATGCACATGGACTCGTGCGCGGGGACGAGCGGCGCGAAGCCGCCCGTCGCCTTGCTCGAGTTCCCCGTGTGGATGCCGGGTGGGATGATGCCCCGGGCGAAGTTTCGGCAGATCGAGTACTGGCCTCGCTGGCATTCGGGGCAGGGTGGCGTGATGCCGCGCGGCCCGCACGAGAGCCACGGGTTCAGCACGACGCGATCGCCCACCTTGCGCGTCGTCACCGCGGGTCCGATCTTCGCGATCGTGCCCACCACCTCGTGCCCCAGCACCTGGGGGAACGAGATGATCGCGGTCATCGGGTTGTCCATGTTGCCGTTCAGGAACATCTGCTTGTAGTCGCTCCCGCAGATGCCGCACAGGCGCGTCTGGATGACGACCCAGTCGTCGGCGGGAAGCTCGGGCTCGGGAATGTCCTTCAACGCGGCGGGCGAGAACGGGCCGAAGAAGAATCGCTTGTCGAGACGGCCGAGGAGCCCGGACACGACCTGTCGCGGCACGCTCACGTCACACACGAGGGCTCGCATCTGCGCCCACCCCTCTCATGCGAGGGCGGGGCGGGCAAGTGCGAGAGCTTGGCACGGCCCTGTCGCGTGGGGCACGATGCGCACGTGGCCGGAGGAACGAACCCGCTGCGCGCGATCCCGTCGGTCGAACGGCTCCTGCGCCATCCGGACGCCGTCGCTCTGGTGGCGCGCTGCCGGCGCGAGCGCGTGGTCGAGGCCCTGCGGATGGCGCTCGCCGACACGCGGCGGGCCCTCGCCGACGGAGGCGTGCTGCCGTCCGACGCCGCGCTCGTCGCCGCCGCGACCGCGTTCCTCGACGCCGGCACGGCACCCCGCCCGACCCGCGTCGTCAATGCGACCGGCGTCGTCCTGCACACGAACCTCGGGCGCGCCCTCCTCGCCGACGACGCGATCGCGGCGATGGCCGACGCCGCACGCGGCGCCATGAACCTGGAGCTCGACCTGATCACCGGGCGGCGCGGCGATCGCGACGCGCTCCTCGCGGACGACCTGTGCGCGCTCACGGGAGCCGAGGCCGGGCTGGTCGTCAACAACAACGCCGCCGCCGTCCTGCTCGCGATCGCGGCGCTCGCGGGCGGTCGCGAGGTCGTGGTGTCGCGCGGCGAGCTGGTCGAGATCGGCGGCAGCTTCCGGATGCCCGAGGTGATGGCCGTGAGCGGCGCCCGGCTGCGCGAGGTGGGGACGACGAATCGCACCCATGCCGACGACTACCGCAAGGCGATCGGCCTGGAGACCGGCCTGCTCGTCAAGATCCACACGAGCAACTATCGGATCGTCGGCTTCACGGCGGACGTCGAGCTGCGAGACCTCGTCACAATCGGCCGGGCGCACGGCGTTCCCGTCCTCGACGATCTCGGGAGCGGCGCCCTCGTCGACCTCGCCATCCTCGGACTCCCGTCCGAGCCCGTCGTGCGCGACCGCGTCGGCGCCGGCGCCGACCTCGTGTCGTTCAGCGGCGACAAGCTCCTTGGTGGGCCGCAGGCGGGCATCGTCGTCGGCCGGCGCGATCTCGTCGAACGGCTCGCGGCGCACCCGCTTCGCCGTGCGCTCCGATCCGACAAGATCCGCCTGGCGGCGCTCGCCGCGACGCTGCGCCTGTATCGCAACGCACCCGATCTGCCCGCCGCGCTGCCGACGCTGCGCTGGCTCACACGGCCGCTCGCCGAGATGGACACGGTCGGCCGCGCCGTCGCGCCACACCTCGCCGCGCGACTCGGCGAGGGCTATCGCGTGACCGTCGTCGATTCCGAGGCCGAGGTCGGCAGCGGCGCGGCGCCGACGGCGACGCTTCCCAGCCGGGCGCTCGCGGTCGAGCATCCCGACCTCTCGCCCGACGACGTGGCGGCCCGCTTCCGCCAGGCGACTCCACCCGTGATCGGTCGCGTGCATCGCGGGCGCTTCCTGCTGGACCTCCGCGGCGTGTTCTCGCCGGACGATCTCGCCGTCACGTTCGCTTGAGCGATGCCCGTCGTCATCGGCACGGCGGGGCACATCGATCACGGCAAGACCGCACTCGTGCGCGCGCTGACGGGTCAGGACACCGACCGCCTGAAGGAGGAAAAGGAGCGCGGGATCTCCATCGACCTCGGCTTCGCCTGGTTCGACGCGCCCGACGGCACGCGCGCCGGCGTCGTCGACGTGCCGGGACACGAGCGCTTCATCCGCAACATGCTCGCCGGGGCGCACGGGATGGACCTCGTCCTCTTCACGGTCGCGGCCGACGACGGCGTCATGCCGCAGACCGAGGAGCACCTCGACATCCTCCACCTCCTCGGCGTGCGCCGGGGGATCTGGGTCGTGACCAAGATCGATCTCGTCGATGCGGAGCGGGTCGCCGCCGTACGGGAGGAGATCGAGATCCTCGCCGTCGACTCGACGCTCGAGGGTGCCCCGATCCTGCCCGTCTCGGCGACGACGGGCGAGGGAGTCGAGGTGCTCCGCGCGGAGATCGCGCACCAGCTCAGCCTGCCTGCACCGCCGGCGGGTGCGGGGCCGTTCCGCCTACCGGTGGATCGTGCCTTCGTGATGCGCGGGCACGGCGTCGTGGTCACCGGCACGGCGATCGCAGGCACGGTTCGCGATGGCGATGTCGTGCGGATCCTGCCGGGCGGAGACGAGGTCCGGGTGCGCAACCTGCAGGTCCATGGGACGGCGGTCGCCGAAGCCCGCCACGGGCAGCGCGTGGCACTCAACCTCGCCGGCATCGAGCGGCAGGACCTCGGGCGCGGCCACGTCGTGTGCGACGTGCAGCTGGCTCACACGACGACGCGCTTCGACGCCTTCGTCGAAGTGCGACCCGGCGCGCGCCGTCCGCTCGCTACGCACGGCCGTGTTCGCGTCCATCTCGGAACCGCGGAGGTGGTCGGCAAGGTGGTCGTGCTGGGCGGACGTCCCGGCCTGGCACCTCGCGAGCGGGGATGGGCGCAGCTGGCGCTCGCCGAACCCGTGCTCGCGCTCCGCGGCGACCGGTTCATCCTGCGTGACGAGACGGCGCGCTGGACGCTCGGCGGCGGGGTGGTCGTGAACCCGTTCGCCGACCGGCATCGACGCGACGAGCCGGACCTCGCCGAGAAGCTCGCCGCCCTGCGCGACGGCGACGACGCGACGGCCGCGCGCACGCTCCTCGGCCTCGTGCCATCCTTCGCTTGT
This genomic interval carries:
- a CDS encoding leucyl aminopeptidase produces the protein MDNALPTLRVRSGSPSAVRADLLVVPVSSDDVRGALRKLGRSAAATTRRARAADFRGRPDDTLVHHDDRGAIMLAGTGGEADLDTWRKLGARARREAERSGARRVAIYLGRAIERRDVLAAVSEGFLLVGYRFDRYKIDRKASKVTSLALLGEGAPRPAVWRPVVADAAAMARLVFAARDLVNEPPSIATPSFIAKHAERLAVETPGLKVEVWAGRRLEREGLAGLLAVARGTHEQPRFIQLSYAPRGARRRVALVGKGITFDSGGLSLKPAKSMETMKYDMAGAATVLSAVAAVARLGLPVAVTAYAPTTENLPGGGAQKPGDVIKFMNGKTAEVLNTDAEGRLVLADALALAAKAKPDAIVDLATLTGAARVALGTSYAAILGNDQATIDSLIAAGRSVGEPLWQLPLAKEYKDDIRSPIADVKNVGGGEAGTITAALFLEEFVGDAKWAHLDIAGPAFAEKDTSLGGRGATAFGVRLLVEWIRGLVR
- a CDS encoding CCA tRNA nucleotidyltransferase; protein product: MGDRGRVATDVVRRLRAAGYETYLAGGCVRDRLLGREPGDFDVATAAPPEVVRKLFRRTVAVGAKFGVILVLEGDAQFEVATFRSDDAYIDGRRPSAVHFATAEKDAQRRDFTINALFQDPISGDVIDFVGGQADLRAGIIRAIGDAGARIAEDRLRMLRAVRLAARFAFRIEPATHAAIVAAAASVTDMAAERIGDEIVKMLTEGAARTSFELLAATTLLDVVLPEVAAMRGVEQSSDYHPEGDVWTHTLLLLEQLAAGTSEALALGCLLHDVAKPRCQSRREDGRITFYGHPDVGAEMAIAIVQRLKRSRETWERVAYLVRSHLRLVQAPEMRLSTLKRMLAEEGFDDLLALARIDALASNKDLQFVEFCERRRRELAAAVRPQRLLGGDDLIAMGFAPGPRLGEMLRALETAQLEGEVTTREGAETWVRERFGA
- the selA gene encoding L-seryl-tRNA(Sec) selenium transferase, translated to MAGGTNPLRAIPSVERLLRHPDAVALVARCRRERVVEALRMALADTRRALADGGVLPSDAALVAAATAFLDAGTAPRPTRVVNATGVVLHTNLGRALLADDAIAAMADAARGAMNLELDLITGRRGDRDALLADDLCALTGAEAGLVVNNNAAAVLLAIAALAGGREVVVSRGELVEIGGSFRMPEVMAVSGARLREVGTTNRTHADDYRKAIGLETGLLVKIHTSNYRIVGFTADVELRDLVTIGRAHGVPVLDDLGSGALVDLAILGLPSEPVVRDRVGAGADLVSFSGDKLLGGPQAGIVVGRRDLVERLAAHPLRRALRSDKIRLAALAATLRLYRNAPDLPAALPTLRWLTRPLAEMDTVGRAVAPHLAARLGEGYRVTVVDSEAEVGSGAAPTATLPSRALAVEHPDLSPDDVAARFRQATPPVIGRVHRGRFLLDLRGVFSPDDLAVTFA
- the selB gene encoding selenocysteine-specific translation elongation factor, whose amino-acid sequence is MPVVIGTAGHIDHGKTALVRALTGQDTDRLKEEKERGISIDLGFAWFDAPDGTRAGVVDVPGHERFIRNMLAGAHGMDLVLFTVAADDGVMPQTEEHLDILHLLGVRRGIWVVTKIDLVDAERVAAVREEIEILAVDSTLEGAPILPVSATTGEGVEVLRAEIAHQLSLPAPPAGAGPFRLPVDRAFVMRGHGVVVTGTAIAGTVRDGDVVRILPGGDEVRVRNLQVHGTAVAEARHGQRVALNLAGIERQDLGRGHVVCDVQLAHTTTRFDAFVEVRPGARRPLATHGRVRVHLGTAEVVGKVVVLGGRPGLAPRERGWAQLALAEPVLALRGDRFILRDETARWTLGGGVVVNPFADRHRRDEPDLAEKLAALRDGDDATAARTLLGLVPSFACDGATIASALGVDPGRVGPSLARAPDVVPIAETGAPEAYTTTEKWERLRADVLARVAAAHGERPLEPGVEMEHLRSQVPFEVSARTFRWCIERLCAEKVLVREESLVRLPEHKVALATDARALGERLERLLAEGRFTPPDLRQLGDALEIPRARLAQVLGVLEKERRVVRVAPDLYYAPDAAEEAKRLLADHCRTHGEISAGAFRDLIGASRKFAIAFLDWCDRTGVTTRVGDLRRLRR
- a CDS encoding alcohol dehydrogenase catalytic domain-containing protein, with translation MRALVCDVSVPRQVVSGLLGRLDKRFFFGPFSPAALKDIPEPELPADDWVVIQTRLCGICGSDYKQMFLNGNMDNPMTAIISFPQVLGHEVVGTIAKIGPAVTTRKVGDRVVLNPWLSCGPRGITPPCPECQRGQYSICRNFARGIIPPGIHTGNSSKATGGFAPLVPAHESMCIPIPDGVSYEQAVLADPFSVSLHGILKRPPQPGATALVYGCGTLGLLAIAILRHVHPDVRVFAVARFEHQRRIAERFGAHVVLPHEPVRELIERIASETGAQVLKPWFGLPWLYGGGIDVIYDTVGFPETVEAGVRIADSRGAIVITGVEAPKRFEWTPLYFKEIAVIGSNAFGVEEFEGRRRHAMEIYLELVKSGRIDVTPILTHRFRLDDYRDAFLACGEQRESGAIKVLFDFDGNGRPGASRH